One genomic region from Arthrobacter sp. YN encodes:
- a CDS encoding acyltransferase: protein MNPQHHLNYDYSPWMFWSSATDAEREAQHEYQKGFAERDGVTIGERAFLSPMASIDPDALSIGADSFIAAHAYVTGTVTIGDDCTVNAFTVVRGNITMGDGVRIGAHTSILGFNHSMDPAEPVFKQPLTSKGIRIGDDVWIGSNVVVLDGVTVGSHAVLAAGAVVTKDVPEWSIVGGNPARRIRDRRDTAPAPTLGDRTAADGGLLAELGPSPMRRAPMHR, encoded by the coding sequence GTGAATCCCCAGCACCACCTCAACTATGACTACTCCCCTTGGATGTTTTGGAGTTCTGCCACGGACGCGGAACGCGAGGCCCAGCACGAATACCAAAAAGGCTTCGCCGAACGGGATGGCGTCACCATAGGTGAGCGGGCTTTCCTGTCTCCCATGGCCAGTATCGACCCCGATGCTCTGTCCATCGGCGCTGACTCCTTCATAGCCGCCCACGCCTACGTCACGGGGACCGTCACCATCGGCGACGATTGCACGGTTAACGCTTTCACCGTGGTCCGAGGCAACATCACCATGGGCGACGGCGTGAGGATCGGCGCCCACACCTCAATCCTCGGCTTCAACCATTCCATGGATCCCGCCGAACCCGTCTTCAAACAGCCGTTGACCAGCAAAGGCATCCGCATCGGAGACGACGTCTGGATCGGGTCCAACGTGGTGGTCCTTGACGGAGTTACCGTCGGCTCGCATGCAGTTCTGGCCGCGGGCGCAGTGGTCACCAAGGATGTGCCCGAATGGTCCATCGTGGGCGGAAACCCCGCCCGCAGGATCCGCGACAGACGGGATACCGCTCCGGCCCCGACGTTGGGGGACCGGACAGCAGCCGACGGCGGGCTGTTGGCAGAGTTGGGGCCTTCGCCGATGCGGCGCGCACCGATGCACCGCTGA
- a CDS encoding HNH endonuclease signature motif containing protein — MEETGQSTALRAEWSPAVAALTAIRSRRFLSMPDLVKAGFRDSTATVAWAGHFHDAGLLNSKAKSARASSLTGPAPADVSSQNTASTPEPQRNPQTSHGSKSAQPVQRFDTQRPDPKAADVPDLAALLADSAALLDSARLSAANEASLLRFEDAADFAGKVEEIARSVEYLQVVAAQAVERTRTEALTAGPGSSAAAPEWRTGWTEPATGETAPGVTVPGAASVLDDGYRNAAQFLRARLRISIGEAKRRLALAPDVLPQTGIAGQEIPARREILAQAVGSALVPSRSASIISAALDKVRHLTDEDTLTRMEHALTTTAVETDPDFVTKIAKRWIDVIDHDGPEPTEEILRQLQGVFLRRRRRHGLHHLEIFATDEQYEILTTAMNVATNPRLTTTNQPGTTENTETGDSPDTGTGTGPDLDRRTRPQKLLNGLTSACSLAMRTGKLPSNGGLPAQLTVTIGYQELLEQVHNHQQHNQHSTGTGTGTGTGTATFSGPMHPNTIRKIACDAEIIPVLLGSDSRVLDIGRTTRTFPPHIRKAITARDGGCAFPDCTMPAPWCEAHHTTYWSHGGTTSTDNGTLLCSHHHHLIHKEQWRIDMKTGVPWFIPPPHIDPTQTPRRNHHHTPHRT, encoded by the coding sequence ATGGAAGAGACAGGGCAGTCGACAGCGCTGAGGGCGGAATGGTCCCCTGCTGTGGCTGCCCTGACCGCCATCCGGTCACGACGCTTCTTGAGCATGCCGGACTTGGTAAAGGCCGGGTTCAGGGATTCGACGGCGACCGTCGCCTGGGCCGGCCACTTCCACGACGCCGGGCTGCTCAACAGTAAGGCCAAGTCCGCCCGGGCGTCGTCGCTCACTGGCCCCGCTCCAGCCGACGTTTCGTCCCAAAATACAGCATCTACTCCTGAACCACAGCGGAATCCCCAGACCAGCCATGGCTCAAAGTCTGCTCAGCCAGTCCAACGTTTCGACACTCAGCGCCCTGATCCCAAGGCAGCTGACGTGCCGGACCTGGCGGCGCTTCTTGCCGACAGCGCGGCACTTCTGGACTCCGCACGCCTGTCCGCTGCCAACGAGGCCTCTCTGCTGAGGTTCGAGGACGCGGCGGACTTTGCCGGCAAGGTCGAGGAGATCGCCCGGTCGGTGGAGTACTTGCAGGTGGTCGCGGCCCAGGCTGTGGAACGGACCCGGACGGAAGCACTAACGGCCGGTCCGGGGTCCTCGGCAGCAGCACCGGAATGGCGGACCGGCTGGACGGAACCAGCCACGGGCGAAACGGCTCCGGGGGTAACCGTTCCGGGAGCAGCCAGTGTCCTGGATGACGGGTACCGGAACGCGGCCCAGTTCCTGCGGGCCCGGTTGCGGATCAGCATCGGCGAGGCCAAGCGCAGGCTCGCCCTCGCCCCCGACGTCCTCCCCCAGACCGGGATCGCCGGGCAGGAGATCCCGGCCCGCCGCGAAATACTCGCCCAAGCGGTTGGTTCCGCGCTGGTGCCCTCCCGCTCGGCGTCGATCATCAGCGCCGCCCTGGACAAAGTCCGGCACCTCACCGACGAGGACACCCTCACCCGGATGGAACACGCCCTCACCACCACCGCGGTCGAAACCGACCCGGACTTCGTCACCAAAATAGCCAAACGCTGGATCGACGTCATCGACCACGACGGCCCCGAACCCACCGAAGAAATCCTCCGCCAACTCCAAGGCGTGTTCCTCCGCCGCCGACGCCGCCACGGACTCCACCACCTCGAAATCTTCGCCACCGACGAACAATACGAAATCCTCACCACCGCCATGAACGTCGCCACCAACCCACGCCTCACCACCACCAACCAGCCAGGCACCACGGAGAACACCGAAACCGGGGACAGCCCCGACACAGGCACAGGTACCGGCCCGGACCTGGACCGGCGCACCCGGCCACAGAAACTCCTCAACGGCCTCACCAGCGCCTGCAGCCTCGCCATGCGCACAGGAAAACTACCCTCCAACGGCGGCCTCCCAGCCCAACTCACCGTCACCATCGGCTACCAAGAACTCCTCGAACAAGTCCACAACCACCAACAACACAACCAACACAGCACCGGCACTGGCACTGGCACCGGCACCGGCACTGCGACCTTCAGCGGACCGATGCACCCGAACACCATCCGCAAAATCGCCTGCGACGCCGAGATCATCCCCGTCCTGCTCGGCAGCGACTCCCGCGTCCTGGACATCGGCCGCACCACCCGGACCTTCCCACCCCACATCCGCAAAGCCATCACCGCCCGCGACGGCGGCTGCGCCTTCCCCGACTGCACCATGCCCGCACCCTGGTGCGAAGCACACCACACCACCTACTGGTCCCACGGCGGCACCACCTCAACAGACAACGGCACCCTGCTCTGCAGCCACCACCACCACCTCATCCACAAAGAACAATGGCGCATCGACATGAAAACCGGCGTCCCCTGGTTCATCCCCCCACCCCACATCGACCCAACCCAAACACCCCGACGCAACCACCACCACACACCCCACAGAACATAG
- a CDS encoding FAD-binding monooxygenase, with the protein MQFHHHGYVSGDPRVEPAAGVGINRPTELPDEVDVLIVGTGPAGMLTAAQLSQFPDVTTRIVERRPGRLAIGQADGIQARSVETFQAFGFAERIIAEAYRITEMAFWKPDPADHSRIVRAARAVDDPAGISEFPHLIVNQARVLDYFAEFMANSPARMTPDYGYEFQGLKVTGDGDYPVTVTLAHTSGPHEGRERTIRAKYVVGADGARSKVRESIGCHLAGDQANHAWGVMDVLAVTDFPDIRTKCAIQSGGGGSILLIPREGGHLFRMYVDLGEVNPNDKGAVRKTTIEQIIGKANEILHPYTLDVRNVAWHSVYEVGHRLTDRFDDVLPEERGTRTPRVFITGDACHTHSAKAGQGMNVSMQDGFNIGWKLGHVLEGRSPESLLDSYSAERQVVAKNLIDFDKQWSTLMAKKPEEFEDPAELETFYTSTAEFPAGFMTQYAPSMLVAEARHQELATGFPVGKRFKSAPVLRVCDTNPMHLGHHAKADGRWRIYVFADTAQAGSPGPVADFAEWIANSPESPLAATPSDSDRDAWFDVKVIYQQDHTNVDINAVPAAFKPTVGPFKLTYLEKVFGADPNNDIFDLRGLSRDGVVVVVRPDQYVANVLPLTATAELGGFFAPLLASHPGAGLVQA; encoded by the coding sequence GTGCAGTTTCACCACCACGGTTACGTATCCGGTGACCCGCGAGTCGAACCGGCCGCCGGTGTCGGCATCAACCGCCCCACCGAGCTGCCCGACGAAGTCGACGTCCTCATAGTGGGCACCGGCCCTGCCGGAATGCTGACCGCGGCGCAGCTGTCACAATTTCCTGACGTCACAACCCGCATTGTGGAGCGTCGTCCCGGCAGGCTCGCCATCGGCCAGGCCGACGGCATTCAAGCCCGCAGCGTCGAGACTTTCCAGGCATTCGGGTTTGCCGAGCGCATCATCGCGGAGGCCTACCGCATCACCGAGATGGCTTTTTGGAAGCCGGACCCGGCCGACCACTCCCGCATTGTCCGGGCTGCCCGGGCAGTGGATGATCCCGCGGGGATCAGTGAGTTCCCGCACCTGATTGTGAACCAGGCCCGAGTGCTGGACTACTTTGCCGAGTTCATGGCCAACTCCCCCGCACGAATGACGCCGGACTACGGCTACGAATTCCAGGGCCTCAAGGTCACCGGTGACGGCGACTACCCTGTCACCGTCACACTGGCCCATACGTCCGGTCCCCATGAAGGCCGGGAGCGCACTATCCGCGCAAAATATGTGGTGGGCGCTGACGGTGCCCGCAGCAAGGTTCGCGAGTCCATCGGCTGCCACCTCGCCGGCGACCAGGCCAACCACGCCTGGGGTGTCATGGACGTCCTCGCCGTCACCGATTTCCCGGATATCCGCACCAAGTGCGCCATCCAGTCCGGCGGCGGTGGCAGCATCCTGTTGATCCCCCGCGAAGGTGGCCACCTGTTCCGCATGTACGTGGACCTGGGCGAAGTTAATCCCAACGACAAAGGCGCCGTGCGGAAAACCACCATCGAGCAGATCATCGGCAAGGCCAACGAGATCCTCCACCCCTACACCCTGGATGTCCGCAACGTCGCCTGGCACAGCGTGTACGAGGTTGGCCATAGGCTCACGGACAGGTTCGACGACGTTCTGCCGGAGGAGCGCGGTACCCGCACGCCACGTGTGTTCATCACCGGCGACGCCTGCCACACCCACAGCGCCAAAGCCGGCCAAGGCATGAACGTCTCCATGCAGGATGGCTTCAATATCGGCTGGAAACTCGGCCACGTGCTGGAAGGCCGCAGCCCCGAAAGCCTGCTGGACAGCTACTCGGCCGAACGCCAGGTGGTGGCCAAGAACCTCATCGACTTCGACAAGCAATGGTCCACACTGATGGCCAAGAAACCCGAAGAGTTCGAAGACCCCGCCGAACTGGAGACCTTCTACACCAGCACCGCCGAATTCCCGGCCGGCTTCATGACCCAGTACGCCCCGTCCATGCTGGTTGCCGAGGCCCGGCACCAGGAGCTCGCCACCGGCTTCCCCGTCGGTAAGCGCTTCAAATCAGCGCCAGTCCTCCGCGTCTGCGACACCAACCCCATGCACCTTGGTCACCACGCCAAAGCAGACGGCCGCTGGCGCATCTACGTCTTCGCCGACACTGCGCAGGCGGGCAGCCCAGGTCCGGTAGCCGACTTCGCCGAGTGGATCGCGAACTCACCGGAATCGCCCCTGGCCGCGACGCCGTCGGACTCGGACCGCGACGCCTGGTTCGACGTGAAGGTGATCTACCAGCAAGACCACACCAACGTGGACATCAACGCCGTACCCGCGGCCTTCAAACCCACGGTGGGACCTTTCAAGCTCACCTACCTCGAAAAAGTGTTCGGTGCCGACCCCAACAACGACATCTTCGACCTGCGCGGACTCAGCCGGGACGGCGTCGTTGTGGTGGTCCGCCCGGACCAGTACGTTGCCAACGTGCTGCCGCTGACCGCGACGGCCGAACTTGGCGGGTTTTTTGCGCCGCTGTTGGCTTCTCACCCTGGCGCGGGGCTCGTCCAGGCGTAG
- a CDS encoding dihydrofolate reductase family protein, whose translation MASSLDGYIASEGGDLSWLNDAMARDEDYGFEATERRTGAYIMGANTYREVSAMGGGVSKVPTYVVTHHQTLATKGTTELFSGDLRELVARIKETIAGDKDICLFGGGELVTEFIEQGLIDELGISVIPVILGGGIPFFGRVGQWTKLELMECRHYPSGIVLLNYRLGGPGT comes from the coding sequence ATGGCCTCCAGCTTGGACGGATACATCGCCTCAGAGGGCGGCGATCTTTCATGGCTGAACGATGCCATGGCCAGGGACGAAGACTACGGATTTGAAGCCACCGAGCGCAGGACCGGGGCTTACATCATGGGGGCCAACACCTACCGTGAGGTATCAGCGATGGGCGGCGGGGTGTCCAAGGTCCCAACGTATGTGGTCACCCACCATCAAACACTCGCTACCAAGGGCACTACGGAACTGTTCTCCGGCGATCTGCGGGAACTGGTTGCGCGTATCAAGGAAACCATTGCCGGGGACAAAGACATCTGCCTGTTTGGCGGCGGTGAGTTGGTGACGGAATTCATCGAGCAGGGTTTGATCGATGAGCTGGGTATTTCCGTGATCCCCGTCATCCTGGGCGGTGGCATTCCGTTCTTCGGCCGGGTGGGTCAGTGGACGAAGTTGGAACTCATGGAGTGCCGTCATTACCCGTCCGGAATCGTCCTGTTGAACTACCGGTTGGGGGGCCCGGGGACCTAG
- a CDS encoding helix-turn-helix transcriptional regulator: protein MDNRTETRDFLSTRRAKITPEQAGLAAYGGNRRVPGLRRGEVAMLAGVSVEYYTRLERGNLSGVSESVLESLANALQLDDAERAHLYDLARAASDGGKSRRRPVRKQVIRPGVQLTLDAITGSPAFIRNGRLDLLATNALGRALYADIYDSPSGPPNHARFLFLDPRSHNFYTDWERAANDTVAIMRTEAGRDPYDRGLSDLVGELSTRSEEFRVRWASHNVRQHFTGKKHFRHRIVGDLHLLYEALELSADAGLTLTVYNAEPGTGTADALQLLASWAATTPASTADPEPLRHHQ, encoded by the coding sequence ATGGACAACCGGACTGAGACTCGTGACTTTCTTTCCACCCGGAGGGCGAAGATCACCCCGGAACAAGCGGGACTGGCCGCCTATGGCGGCAACCGCCGGGTCCCGGGACTTCGACGCGGAGAAGTGGCCATGTTGGCTGGCGTGAGTGTCGAGTATTACACCCGGCTGGAACGCGGAAACCTCTCCGGCGTCTCTGAAAGTGTGCTGGAGTCCCTGGCCAACGCCCTGCAGCTTGACGACGCCGAACGCGCCCATCTGTATGACCTCGCCCGCGCGGCAAGCGACGGCGGCAAGTCCCGGCGTCGTCCTGTCCGGAAGCAGGTCATCCGGCCGGGGGTGCAGCTCACGCTGGATGCGATCACCGGCTCGCCGGCCTTCATCCGCAACGGCAGGTTGGACCTTCTGGCAACGAACGCGTTGGGCCGGGCCCTGTACGCGGACATCTACGACAGCCCATCCGGACCGCCCAACCATGCACGCTTCCTCTTTCTTGATCCCCGCAGCCACAATTTCTACACGGACTGGGAGCGCGCCGCCAATGACACCGTGGCCATCATGCGTACGGAGGCCGGCCGTGATCCCTATGACCGTGGGCTCAGCGACCTTGTGGGCGAGCTGTCCACCCGCAGCGAGGAATTCCGGGTCCGCTGGGCATCCCACAATGTCCGCCAGCATTTCACCGGTAAGAAACACTTCCGGCATCGGATAGTCGGTGACCTGCACTTGCTCTACGAGGCCCTGGAATTATCCGCTGACGCCGGTTTGACCTTGACGGTCTACAACGCCGAGCCCGGGACGGGCACTGCAGACGCCCTTCAACTGCTCGCGAGCTGGGCTGCGACCACTCCCGCGTCGACCGCAGACCCAGAGCCGCTCCGTCACCATCAGTAA
- a CDS encoding Clp protease N-terminal domain-containing protein, with protein MSKVKRITLGVAAGALALGAGLGATSIATAATTPTPSATASPNGTSSAEATTPSDRSGKPGGHGRDRGQMAAELATKLGVDEAKVTEALKAFREANKPTTPPAERTDGTEGTKPDRTEQDAALAKSLAAALGVDEAKVTTALEEIRAAGQAERSAALKSKLDKAVTDGKLTQAEADAVTKAVEAGVIGGGGR; from the coding sequence ATGTCGAAAGTCAAGAGAATCACGCTGGGCGTAGCAGCCGGAGCGCTGGCATTGGGCGCGGGCTTGGGCGCGACGAGTATCGCGACGGCGGCCACCACGCCGACGCCGAGCGCCACGGCGTCCCCAAACGGCACATCGTCAGCGGAAGCAACCACCCCTTCAGACCGGAGCGGAAAGCCGGGCGGACACGGACGCGATCGGGGACAGATGGCCGCTGAGCTGGCAACCAAGCTCGGTGTGGATGAGGCTAAGGTCACCGAAGCTTTGAAGGCGTTCCGTGAGGCCAACAAACCCACCACGCCGCCTGCCGAAAGAACAGACGGAACCGAAGGAACCAAGCCGGACCGGACGGAGCAGGACGCGGCACTGGCCAAATCGCTTGCTGCCGCCTTGGGCGTCGACGAAGCCAAGGTCACCACGGCACTGGAAGAAATCCGGGCCGCGGGCCAAGCGGAACGCTCCGCTGCACTGAAATCCAAGTTGGACAAGGCGGTTACGGACGGCAAACTGACCCAGGCAGAGGCAGACGCCGTGACCAAAGCCGTGGAGGCTGGAGTCATTGGGGGAGGCGGCCGCTGA
- a CDS encoding MFS transporter, translated as MNEEAQKIQRVYLTLTLGNTIAASFIWGINTLFLLDAGLSNLEAFAANAFFTAGMVLFEVPTGVIADGWGRRVSFLLGTVTLAASTYLYFVLWQISAPFWMWAVVSVLLGLGFTFFSGAVEAWLVDALRFSGYEGGLESVLGRGQMVQGVAMLLGSVAGGVIAQASNLGVPFILRVAVLAAMFAVAFALMHDVGFSPERSTHPLRATRAVLAASIDNGLKNPPVRYVMLAAPFSAGVGIYVFYALQPFLLDLFGDPRAYSIAGLAAAIVAGSQILGGWLAPHARTLFHKRTSVLILGGLVGAVILLILGFTRNFWLALVLLALWGVVGSAATPVRQAYINDMIPSKQRATVLSFDSLMGSSGGVVIQPLLGRGADLYGYPASLAVAGVIELIAVPFLLASRKQGAAADTAVTTETAPDTESLP; from the coding sequence GTGAACGAGGAAGCCCAGAAGATTCAACGTGTCTACCTCACGCTGACGCTGGGAAACACCATTGCTGCCTCTTTCATCTGGGGGATCAATACTCTCTTCCTGCTTGATGCCGGGCTGAGCAACCTTGAGGCATTCGCCGCCAATGCGTTCTTCACAGCAGGCATGGTTCTCTTCGAAGTTCCTACCGGGGTCATCGCCGACGGTTGGGGCCGAAGGGTTTCCTTTTTGTTGGGCACGGTGACACTGGCCGCTTCCACCTACCTGTACTTTGTGCTGTGGCAGATCTCGGCGCCGTTCTGGATGTGGGCGGTGGTGTCCGTCCTGCTGGGCTTGGGTTTCACTTTCTTCTCCGGGGCTGTGGAGGCCTGGCTTGTGGACGCTTTGCGCTTCTCGGGTTACGAAGGCGGGCTCGAGAGCGTGCTGGGCCGGGGGCAGATGGTGCAAGGCGTGGCCATGTTGCTCGGCTCCGTGGCCGGCGGCGTCATAGCCCAGGCAAGCAATCTCGGGGTGCCGTTCATCCTCCGGGTTGCTGTTTTGGCAGCGATGTTTGCGGTGGCGTTCGCCTTAATGCACGACGTCGGGTTCTCACCTGAACGCTCGACGCACCCCCTTCGCGCTACTCGCGCAGTGCTTGCTGCTTCCATTGACAACGGCTTGAAAAACCCGCCTGTACGCTACGTGATGCTCGCCGCACCGTTCAGCGCCGGCGTCGGAATCTATGTCTTCTACGCCCTTCAGCCGTTCCTGCTTGATCTGTTCGGCGACCCGCGCGCCTACTCCATTGCCGGACTGGCCGCGGCCATCGTGGCTGGTTCGCAGATCCTGGGCGGCTGGCTCGCTCCCCACGCACGCACACTGTTCCACAAACGCACGTCCGTCCTGATTCTTGGTGGCCTGGTGGGTGCCGTCATCCTGCTGATCCTCGGGTTCACCCGCAACTTCTGGCTTGCCTTGGTGCTGCTGGCCCTGTGGGGCGTAGTGGGTTCCGCCGCCACACCGGTCAGACAGGCGTACATCAATGACATGATCCCGTCTAAGCAACGGGCCACCGTACTCAGTTTCGATTCGCTGATGGGTTCCAGCGGTGGCGTGGTCATCCAGCCACTCCTTGGCCGGGGAGCTGATCTTTACGGCTATCCAGCATCCTTGGCTGTGGCCGGCGTGATCGAGCTGATCGCGGTGCCGTTCCTGCTGGCAAGCCGGAAGCAAGGCGCAGCGGCGGACACGGCCGTCACAACTGAAACCGCCCCGGACACCGAATCCTTGCCGTGA
- a CDS encoding (R)-mandelonitrile lyase: MHIQPKTTSTKGPAQLFTGDVYFDVIAKGEEPSQLRVNIVRFAPCSRTAWHTHAAGQTLHVTDGVCLVQARGGEVHVVNQGQTIYTPPGEWHWHGAAPDHFMSHVAMWETAGATDGSETTWGELVTDEEYGYPE; the protein is encoded by the coding sequence ATGCATATCCAACCCAAGACCACTAGCACCAAAGGGCCTGCACAGCTCTTCACCGGCGACGTCTACTTTGACGTCATCGCCAAGGGCGAAGAGCCATCGCAGTTACGGGTGAACATCGTCCGCTTCGCGCCGTGTTCCCGGACTGCTTGGCACACTCACGCGGCGGGCCAAACCCTGCATGTCACGGACGGCGTCTGCCTGGTGCAGGCACGCGGAGGTGAGGTTCACGTGGTCAATCAGGGCCAAACCATTTATACGCCGCCCGGCGAGTGGCACTGGCATGGCGCCGCCCCGGATCACTTCATGAGTCATGTGGCCATGTGGGAAACCGCAGGCGCCACCGATGGCTCAGAGACGACGTGGGGCGAGTTGGTCACCGATGAGGAGTATGGCTACCCGGAGTGA
- a CDS encoding 5'-3' exonuclease — MSGSGMPRLMLLDTASLYFRAFYGVPDSIRRSDGTPVNAVRGLMDMIARLTTDYEATHLVACWDNDWRPQWRVDLIPSYKSHRVAEVVPTGPDVEVVPDPLEAQIPMIRRVLDLAGIAVVGVDAHEADDVIGTYASQSRMPTDVVTGDRDLFQLVDDDRGVRVIYTARGMKNLEVLTDVVVVGKYRVLPQQYADFATLRGDASDGLPGVAGIGEKTAASLLGEHGSLEGLLEAAEAPDGGLSASVRAKLSAAVDYLKVAPAVVNVVRDLEVPTLDEAGAELRPVTGDARTELEQLATEWNLGGSVKRLLEALDRVR; from the coding sequence ATGTCAGGATCAGGTATGCCGCGACTGATGCTTTTGGACACTGCCTCGTTGTACTTCCGCGCCTTCTACGGCGTGCCTGATTCCATCCGCCGATCCGACGGAACGCCCGTGAACGCAGTGCGGGGGCTCATGGATATGATCGCCCGCCTCACCACCGACTACGAAGCCACGCACCTGGTCGCCTGCTGGGACAACGATTGGCGCCCGCAATGGCGAGTGGACCTGATTCCCAGCTACAAGTCGCACCGGGTCGCGGAGGTCGTTCCAACTGGTCCCGATGTAGAGGTCGTCCCGGACCCGCTGGAGGCGCAGATTCCCATGATCCGGCGCGTACTTGACCTCGCCGGGATCGCTGTTGTGGGCGTTGACGCGCATGAGGCTGATGACGTCATAGGGACCTACGCGAGCCAGTCCCGGATGCCGACAGATGTGGTCACCGGCGACCGCGACTTGTTCCAGTTGGTCGATGATGACCGTGGGGTCCGCGTCATTTACACAGCACGCGGCATGAAGAATCTGGAAGTCCTCACCGACGTCGTTGTGGTGGGCAAGTACCGTGTGCTGCCCCAGCAATATGCCGACTTCGCAACACTCCGGGGCGATGCCTCCGACGGACTGCCCGGCGTTGCCGGCATTGGAGAAAAGACGGCGGCGTCATTGCTTGGCGAACATGGGTCATTGGAAGGCCTGCTTGAGGCGGCGGAAGCTCCCGACGGCGGGTTGTCCGCTTCTGTGCGCGCCAAGCTGTCCGCGGCGGTGGACTACCTCAAGGTGGCGCCCGCCGTCGTAAATGTGGTGCGCGACTTGGAAGTGCCGACGCTTGATGAAGCCGGTGCTGAGTTGCGTCCCGTCACCGGAGACGCGCGCACGGAACTTGAACAGCTGGCGACAGAGTGGAATTTGGGTGGATCGGTCAAGAGGCTGCTGGAGGCGCTGGACCGCGTCCGCTGA